The Vidua macroura isolate BioBank_ID:100142 chromosome 4, ASM2450914v1, whole genome shotgun sequence genome window below encodes:
- the TMEM165 gene encoding transmembrane protein 165 yields the protein MGSPPPLPPLPRAAALLLAAALLLAAPARLRAAPEEEPGRKKEPPPPPAAQGAEPRAEKGSSLVAPVHIVSEESADKTNLGFIHAFVAAISVIIVSELGDKTFFIAAIMAMRYNRLTVLAGAMLALGLMTCLSVLFGYATTVIPRVYTYYVSTALFAIFGIRMLREGLKMSPDEGQEELEEVQAEIKKKDEELQRTKLLNGPGDVESGPGTTIPQKKWLHFISPIFVQAFTLTFLAEWGDRSQLTTIVLAAREDPYGVAVGGTVGHCLCTGLAVIGGRMIAQKISVRTVTIIGGIVFLAFAFSALFISPDSGF from the exons ATGGGgtccccgccgccgctgccgccgctcccgcgggccgccgcgctgctgctggcggccgcgctgctgctggcggccccggcgcggctCCGCGCCGCTCCCGAGGAAGAGCCCGGCAGGAAGAAGgagccgccgccaccgccggcGGCGCAGGGAGCGGAGCCGCGGGCTGAG AAAGGCTCCTCGCTAGTTGCTCCAGTCCACATTGTCAGTGAAGAGTCAGCTGACAAGACTAACTTGGGCTTTATTCATGCCTTCGTGGCTGCTATATCGGTCATCATCGTGTCAGAGCTGGGGGACAAGACCTTCTTCATCGCGGCCATCATGGCCATGCGCTACAACCGTCTGACCGTACTGGCTGGTGCTATGCTTGCCCTGGGACTGATGACGTGTTTATCAG ttttgtttGGCTATGCCACCACAGTTATTCCTCGTGTGTACACATACTATGTATCAACAGCACTGTTTGCAATCTTTGGCATCCGAATGCTTCGGGAAGGCTTGAAAATGAGTCCAGATGAAGgtcaggaagagctggaggaagttcaagcagaaattaaaaaaaaagatgaggaa CTTCAGAGAACTAAACTGTTAAATGGGCCAGGAGATGTGGAATCTGGGCCAGGCACCACTATACCTCAGAAGAAGTGGCTACACTTTATTTCACCAATCTTTGTTCAAGCTTTTACTTTAACATTTTTAGCAGAATGGGGCGATCGTTCCCAATTAACAACCATAGTGTTGGCTGCCAGAGAG gaCCCTTATGGTGTGGCAGTAGGAGGAACAGTGGGACATTGCCTGTGCACTGGTTTAGCAGTTATCGGAGGAAGAATGATAGCACAAAAAATTTCTGTTAGGACTG tgacaATCATAGGAGGCATTGTCTTCTtagcatttgcattttctgcaCTATTTATAAGTCCAGActctggtttttaa